The Cucumis melo cultivar AY chromosome 6, USDA_Cmelo_AY_1.0, whole genome shotgun sequence genome includes a region encoding these proteins:
- the LOC103496821 gene encoding probable calcium-binding protein CML27 — protein MANNNPSLSISTPGSSSLGSMDEVIRVFNKFDKNGDGKISVSELGAALGELSGNISTGEIHRIMSEIDKDGDGFIDLDEFTDFTSSSTGGNKDLQDAFDLYDIDKNGLISAKELHSVLKRLGEKCSLKDCCRMISSVDVDGDGHVNFEEFKKMMTRS, from the coding sequence ATGGCCAATAACAACCCCTCCCTTTCTATTTCAACTCCTGGATCTTCCTCCTTAGGCTCCATGGACGAAGTCATCAGAGTCTTCAACAAATTCGACAAGAACGGCGACGGCAAGATTTCCGTCTCAGAACTCGGCGCTGCTCTCGGTGAACTCAGCGGCAACATCTCCACCGGCGAGATCCACCGCATTATGTCCGAGATCGACAAGGACGGTGACGGTTTCATCGACCTCGACGAGTTCACCGACTTCACCTCCTCTTCCACTGGTGGTAACAAAGATCTGCAGGACGCTTTCGATCTCTACGATATTGATAAGAACGGCTTAATCTCTGCCAAGGAGTTGCACTCTGTTCTCAAACGCCTTGGTGAAAAATGTAGCCTCAAAGATTGTTGCCGGATGATCAGTTCTGTTGATGTTGACGGTGATGGACATGTAAATTTCGAGGAATTCAAGAAGATGATGACGAGATCTTAG